Proteins encoded in a region of the Vicia villosa cultivar HV-30 ecotype Madison, WI linkage group LG5, Vvil1.0, whole genome shotgun sequence genome:
- the LOC131605155 gene encoding uncharacterized protein LOC131605155 codes for MYFVIANKLLRRFDSANIRHIPRQENQEANDLAQEASGYKRGVDEEPVQVREKIRATVLSPSDLFVIKLGAVNAENFEIFTVDNGQRDDWLNGQVEAANKVIISLIKKHVGNIPKTWHKSLSQALWECRTSPKEATGATPFRLTYGHDVVLPLKVYVQSVRIQRQREIPSGNYWSMMTDELIDLDEERMLSLDSLRRRKDKVARAYNKKVRNKVFVINDLIWKVILLMDRNDRFLGKWSPNWEGPFKVIQVFTNNTYEL; via the exons ATGTACTTCGTGATTGCTAACAAACTGCTTAGAAGATTCGACTCAGCGAATATTCGACATATACCCAGGCAAGAGAATCAAGAAGCTAACGATCTAGCACAAGAGGCGTCAGGATATAAGAGAGGTGTCGATGAAGAGCCTGTTCAAGTGAGAGAGAAAATTCGAGCAACTGTGTTATCTCCCTCAGATTTGTTTGTAATAAAATTAGGGGCAGTCAATGCCGAAAATTTCGAAATTTTTACAGTCGATAATGGACAAAGAGACGACTGGC TGAATGGTCAagtcgaagctgccaacaaggtAATAATCAGTCTGATAAAAAAGCATGTAGGAAATATACCAAAAACTTGGCATAAGTCTTTAAGTCAAGCCCTGTGGGaatgtcgaacatctccaaaagaggCAACTGGCGCTACACCATTTAGATTGACATATGGACACGACGTCGTGTTACCACTCAAAGTATACGTtcaatcagtaaggatacaaagacaacgTGAGATACCATCCGGAAACTATTGGAGTATGATGACAGATGAGCTCATCGATTTAGATGAAGAAAGAATGTTGTCTCTAGATTCGCTGAGAAGACGAAAAGATAAAGTAGCTAGAGCTTACAATAAGAAAGTAAGAAATAAGGTGTTCGTTATTAATGATTTGATTTGGAAAGTAATATTGCTTATGGACAGAAACGACAGGTTCCTAGGGAAGTGGTCACCAAACTGGGAAGGACCGTTTAAGGTAATCCAagtctttaccaacaacacttaTGAGTTATAG